The sequence below is a genomic window from Maylandia zebra isolate NMK-2024a linkage group LG18, Mzebra_GT3a, whole genome shotgun sequence.
TCACTCTTCCTGccatccttctgtcacaaatcacccctcaCATTCGTCTGCACCctctccaccctgcctgcagtGTTCTGCACCGTCCATTGCTTTGTATTGACTTCAGTTATTCTGAAATCTTCTACCTTCACATTTTCACCTTCTATGCATTTTGTACCTCTCTCCCTCCACCTGTTCCCTACTCTCAGTACAGATCGCAATGTTGTCTGCAAAAATAGTCCCTCAAATCTACCACTGAATTGCTGTCCTCATGTACTGCACCACCCTGAGGCACTCCCACAGTTCCTCTCTTGGCACCTTATCGTATGctttctctgaatgcacaaagacacagtgtAACTTCTGACCTTCTCTGTACTTCTCCAGCAACACtttcaaatggtaaatggcctgtatttatatagcgctttactagtccctaaggaccccaaaccgctttacatatccagtcatccacccattcacacactggtgatggcagctacattgtagccacagccaccctggggcgcactgacagaggcgaggctgccggacactggcgccaccgggccctctgaccaccaccagtaggcaacgggtgaagtgtcttgcccaaggacacaacgaccgagactgtccaagctggggctcgaaccggcaaccttccgattacaaggcgaactcccaactcttgagccacgatcgcccagtcGACTAGCCAGTCCCCCTTTCAAAGCAAACACCACACCTGTAATGCTCTTTCTCAGCATGAAGCCAtacttccacagcatgtcttttatcctgtcttccttctctcaccccaactggtcgcagcagatggccgcccctccctgagcctggttctgccggaggtttcttcctgttaaaagggagttttttccttcccactgttgccaaagtgcttgctcatagggggtcatatgattgttgggtttttctctgtatctatgaagcgacttatgttgtgatttggcgctatataaataaaattgaattgaactccTGCTTCTTAACCCAGCTTCAGCATCTCTTTCCCACAGCCTCACAGTGTGGCTTATCAACTTGATTCCTCTTTAGTTACTACAGTTGTGCACATCAGCCTTGttcttgggaaaaaaaaaaaaaaaaatcaggacaaGTCTCCATTCTTCAGGGTTCCTCTCATTCTCCaagattgtgtgtttttttttttttttaaataaaccctCCAGTGGTTTTGGTCTCCCTCTCTTTGTACTCTTTCCATCTGCATCCCGAATTATCCTGACCTGCTGCTTGATCAATCTAGCTTGCTCCCTTTGACTAGCCAGTCGATGCAAGtgcttttctctttccttagTGTCCAGCTTGACATAACTCACTATAAGCCTTTTCCTGTGTCACCTCATTCTCAATGCAATGCTCCTGTTTACTTTCTTCAATTCACTGAGTTTCACACTTTATTCATCATGAACCACTTCCTTTGAACACATTTGTGTAGTAGATTCTCACCACACACACCATCTTGCAGTCTCCCAACACAATTGATATTAAAATCTTAGAGAGGGGGTataattccccccccccccattaggCCATCTCCTATTCCAATTACAGAAGGAAAACTttaccagaaacatgaataCACCAGAAATCAGTCCTCTAAACACTAAAAAGTGATCTTTGTTGTGTACACTAAGGTACAAGAATATCCATACATCCCTGAAAGACAGACATTTCAAGCAACATACCTAACAGTGGTGTAACACCTTTAGAGACTGTGTAGGGCAAACAGAGACATAGCAGCAACACACAGATGACTGGGGCAGCCAGCCTACGCACAATGAAATGGAGGTCAATATTTCTGATGCCGTTAGCATACACCTGCaggaaggaaggagggagagagggagattaGTTCCTTCATTCCCGtgtgggaaaacaggattttatCAGTTTGATGATACTGacatttttgcacatttctcaTCTGCATTGTTTAAGTGTTTATTCGTTATTTTGACTGCAACTTTGAAGAATGCAAGACTGACCTGCTCAATAACGGTTTTAAGCCACCATTGAGGGCCCATCAGTGTTATAGCAGCGATGATTTTAGCATGAAGCACACCCAACGCCCAGTCCTGTCACACAAAGAGTCAGTACATAACCAGGACACAAAGACACCATCGCAAAATATCATCACGTGAATGCTTCTAATGTTGACATGCCAACATCCTCAAAACGGACACAAGGTGTTGATTTGTTGCTGTGATTAGATCAATTCATTTAACATCACAAGCAGCattaacaagaaaataaaatggttgagaagaataaaaataatgcaGTAACTAAATCCAAGAAGTAACAATTTAGTTCACCATTTAGAaatttattcacattttcttAGGTAAGTGTTCCTACCTGCCAGGGGTAGAAGAGAGGCGTCTGGACTAGTGGCACTCTGAGAGGAGCAACAATGACCAGCTCAAACAGCAGACCCAACAGCAGAGGAATTACCGCAGCTAACAGCAGGGCTACCACCACCGTCTTAAGGATCTGTTCCCATCAGGACATCACACCCAATCCATAAATCAGAATACAACTTGCCACAGAACAGCTGAGAAATGATATATTTGCAGTCGGTGGGACAGAAATCCACATTACCATGAGCGTCCACTCGTGGACTTTGAGCATGATGACTGTCCGTCCCTGTGGCATCCAAGACAGCAACACCGTGGCAGCTCGAATGGACAGCCAGCAGACATATAGACCGCTGGCTGCTGTGTACAGCTCATGAACCATGGCGCTGCCCATCCAAAAGGACATCAACCAACGACCCACGAACActgagagagaaggaggagaaggtggagggggggaaaaagaaaaacaaaaaaaacaaaaaacgactAGCTGAAAGCTAGGGCCAGGAGACATCATGtacaccagcggtccccaaccaccgggcctcggaccggtacgcgagtcgtttggtaccgggccgcgagagttgaggctcaggtgtgaaatgtatagttttcagggtttttaaatcggttttcagcgttattttgttatcgtttactctgttttcctgggtcttctcacgtgtgttatgaataaacctttttttcgataacggtactagttttattttgttgtatttatccgcgacaccttaaaggccggtccatgaaaatattgttgggcataaactggtccgtggcgtaaaagaggttggggaccgctgatgtaCACGAGATAATTTGCCTGCTTGCATCTTACCTGGCAGTGTGAGGCAGATCAGACTTGCTAATAACAGTGTGACACACATGAAGACAACCAACAGAATGATCTGAACAAGAGGAAACACAAAATGGTTAACATTCAATATGAGCAGAGGCTTCAAAAGTGACAGGACTCTTGAGATGAGCACCCACCTTCATGGGGAAGTTGATGGGCCGGTGGTACGGCTGGAAACCAACGGGGCCACCCTGCTGCAGAATGGCCTGATGGGCAGCGTGAAGCCCTTCCCCGAGGCCCGGGATCCGGTTGTTGTTAACGCGACCAGGATGGTTATTTTGTTGGTTGTCATCTTCTTCATGGTCTCCCAGCAGGTAGGAGTGAAGATCACTGTGGGAGAGCCATTTGAGCAAATGCAGTCTTTTATTACAGTGTATGAGACTGAAGACAAAAACTAACACACACCGTGGTCTCTTTGTACGTCTCGTTGTTTCATTTCTCCAAATTACCACAGCCAAAGGTCATCATAAAAAGTCAAATTGGTGCTTAAATGCTTCAGATTTAAATTGGcagtgtgtgcgagtgtgtgcatCTCCAGCCTACAGCACATATCCAGCTGTGAATGTCCAGGCGTGGATGAGGCGCTTGAGCCACTGGCGAGTGTGGCCCTGCTCCAACAGTGCTGGCAGAACCacctgaagcagcagcagctccaacGACAGCTCACTGACCGGGGCGTCACTGCAGAGGAAGAACACAAACCAAACTCGTTTCACGTCACAATGTACACATCACGACCTTTGagcagttcattttctacagatTTCCCATTTCCACAGTTTAAGTGCTTTAAAGACAAAGATAATGTGTATTTTAAATTATGTCAAGCGCTAGATCCCAAATCATGTTCTTGAAAATGTAACTGGATTATACGGTTTCTTTAATATAGTTAATCAAAATAGGAACTGCAGTTATAACTAAACTCTACAGTTTTCATCACAGACGTCTAACATAACATGAAAACTAGACACTGCTCCTCAATTCAGACCGACTCATTATCGTATCCATTATGATTAGACTACAGTCATCACAGTACATTTTaaacgatgacctggatgactgagaaccttcacagacatttaaaACAATGACATTTATCAGATCAAAAGCGTTATTGTAATAACATTTAGCTGTTAGAATATTTGGTATGCAGAACAGAACATTGTTGACTGACTGCAAGTAGCACCCAGGGGTCTTTTTACAGTGacttaggaaaaaaaacaaaaaaaaccaaaaaaaaaaccaaacgtAAACTCTGCAGTTTGGGGTCATCAATAGTTTTCAGAATTTCAAATGTTTACTCTGTACCTATAAAGCATGACATTGTAGGGAAGAAAGTTTGGGAACAGCAGCTTGATGATTCTTATAGGAAGCCAAAGCATCAGGAGAACAATGGAGCCAAACACCACCTgaaaatgtgcacacacacagatatacataTGTAAGTCAACAACAGCATTAAATCATCAAATTTCAGAATGGATGATGgatcatttaacaaaaaaaaagaaaaaagaaaaaaaagaaagaaaaaagggcaTTCAAGTGTGTACAAATGTCTTATGAGAAAACATCTTATGACAGTTTGATTGCCGGGTCAGTTCAACCAAACATTAGGAGTGTTGAGATTAATGGATACAGTAAACAGATTTAAAAGTCAGGCATTCAACAGACTACACTTTAAACTCAAAAATAATGAATCTCAGTTCCTGTGAGTCTCTTACTAATTTGTACAATTCCTAcacagagaaaaatgtcagGACTACCATGTACAACACTGCCTGACATGTTTACACGACATTAGCAGCTTACAAAATGTGCTCCGATAACTAAGTGCCTGCTACGCCACACACTTTCCTAATATTTTAACAAGTTGATGTGTgctaacagtaaaagaagagcAGCTCTCTATAAATGAAGTCATGTTGTGTGTCATAACCAGGTGTATGTGTCTATACACGTTCATTAAAAGTGTCATTAGAATTAATATGATGCTGTAGTAAGCAATGCCCGGTCTGCGTCATCTCAGTAAAAAGATTATCCTCTTTGAGGTAAAGCCAAGAAGTATGCCACAGCTTCATCGCTGCATTAGTTATGCTTTTCTGGAATAAACCTGTATGTGAAATAGTGGAAATAATCAACCTTGtatcgttttttgttttttttttgtttttttttggggggtttttttttttttaaattgctacaCTTCCTAAACCCTGAAAGGTTTGAAAACTTTGAATGGCTGGTTTATTTGTGCAGATCAAGAGAATATTTATTTCCATAAATGCAACGGAAATAAATCCAAATTTAATTTGCTCAAAGCACTGAGAAAAGAAACAATCTGCTAACTTGAATGAATTAGTCTGACAGGAATTGGGCTGAAATTGATCTAAAGAGCTGAACTGAatgcatctgtgtgtgcatCAGAGCTGTGGCAGTAAAGAAAAGTGAATATTCAAAAAcagatggagagagacagagttgcTTCTGATAAGTACAATGTCAACTGACAGAATAGACATGGGTTAAAAATAACACCTCTGATGTTGGCTATTTTTCCATGTAATCTGTGTGTTCAGAGGGGTGATGTTAAAATAACATATTGTCCAACAAACAAGAGTCCACTCAACTTCACAGTATTAAGATGGCAGGGAGGCAGAAATctcaaaaacttaaaaaaaaaaaaaaaaaaaaatgtacaaagcactttgttttcatttccctACAGCAAATATTTATCTAGCCATTCCTATGCTTGTATATGCGCTCATacacatttcttcttttttcagagACTAAATGTAAATCTGATTattgttcaattcaatttaaatagcgccaaatcacaacagtcgcctcaaggcgctttatattataaagcagaccctacaataatacagagaaaaacccaagaaTCATATGACCCGctataagcaagcactttggcaacagtgggaaggaaaaactcccttttaacaggaagaaacctccagcagaaccaggctcaggaggggcggggccatctgctgcgattgGTTGGTGTTCAGTCACGCTTCAGGTTAAATGTAAACTGGAGAATGTTTGACTGACCACAGAGAGTATGAACCTCCGCAGGTGTCTATAGATGGGCAGGTGGATCATCTCTTGGACTGGGTTAAAGTCTGGATCGTTCAGGTTCCTCAAGAACCACAGCACACCTGGCCGGAGCACCtgcacacagcatgagggaaatctctaattttttcagaaaacaTTGTTTGAGAGTTTTCCATGTCACTGTCCGTAACAATCCACTTGCCTCTCTGAGCAAAAGGATGAAGGAGGCAAAGTAGAAGACGTAGACCATACCGACCAGCCAGTGGAGGAACATGGTGGTGCCAGGAGCAGAGTCAAAGCTCTGCTCCCTGTCCTTCAGAGTGGCATCAAACATCTCCTTCAATAGATGAAGACAAAGGTGTTTAAAATGTGACCAGCTATAAAGCAGTTTTTAGGAATTGTAGCATTCTGAGCATTTCACAATTTAacattgtttttccttcttgaTCAAGTTGCTGCACATGCCGTCATTGTGATGCAATCAGTGTGTTTGGCTAGTCATTAAAAGCCAGCATGCGACTGTATCAACAGGATGAGCTGAGCTAACTCTGCATGTTTGTCTTACCAGTGAACAAATGTCGAGCCACCAGCCGCAAATAAGTGGGAACAAGCCTATCTCCATGGCAACCAGTAGGGACACCTGCAACATAGAAAACACTTGCAATTTAGCTTCCGTTTACAAGTAATCATAATTTCACTAATTATTGTTTCAGCTGAAAGCTTTGCTATttagacaaacagaaaacaaaaaccaacacagAGTGCTGCAGCGCTCTATTTTACCTTGACAACAATGTAGCAGACACCCAGCAGGCGTCTGGACCTCTGGAACTTCACTAATGAAGCCAGGGCCTAAAAGAGGGGCAGTTAAGGACTCACAGAAAGTTTGACAACCTGCACTTCTTAATCAGCACTATGAAACAAAGCCTCATCTGAGATACAAACAGCTTCAAGCTAAAGATGATCAATAGTTTCTCTTAAGGTTTTTTAGGACTGTGCTTAAAAGATGGCCTTAAGACCAAAAACCTCTCCTGATATTCACAGAAGTCCTACTGTAGCTAAATAATACCCCCCCCACCTCCCCATTTTAGGTCGCATATATCCAAAAATATACGACGTTCATCAGGATTTGTAGTTACCCTATAGTATGTAGAAGTTAGATTATATTCATGTTATAGGACAATACATTTGATGAGGATTTAAATAAGTGGATAAGTTAAGAACTTAtagcaaaaatatttaataaaaactggaCAAATTGTCCTTGTAGCAAACATTACCAAGTGATAAATCAACTACACTCTTAGTGTGTAAGATTCAAATACTTGTATTAGGTCAAGGATACATGGCAGACAATAAGGACTCCAGCCAGGAGGATGTACCCCAGTATGGTGGTGATAAGGCCGTGAAAGTGTGAGGCTTTGAGCTACAACCAAACACAAGAAATTCCATTAGTGTAGGTCAAACTCATGGTACAGTACAGTGTTCTAAGTGTACACGTGTGTCCTAAGCACTTACATAGTCTTCAAAACCAAGTCCAACCACTGAGAAGTGACCAATGTGATATGGGCAAAATGCTAGAGAGATATACAGAGGGTGTATTAGAAGTGAACCCATGACTCTCTCATAATGTACTCATCATAATCACATTACTCAAACATACTGGGACTCACCAAAGACCAGAATGAAGAGTGTGTTGAGAGACACCACCCAAAACACATGTTCCTATAGAGGACACACAACAGAACTCCAGCTTTCACTTTATGAAaaggtttattttgaaattcagtTAAACTATTATTTCAAACTTTTAAAAGCAACTGCTACAGATCAAGTCAGCTCCATCATCCTGAACACCTTCCAACAAGATCAGGTGGCTACGCATTATTCTGTATTATTTTTAGtgattttaaaggctttaaagtggtttgaaaaacaaacaatgaatCAATCATCAATCTACACTGAATGACTAATTTTGGCAGAGAACATTTTAAACAGTGCATAAAATAGTGTCAGAAATGTAAATATGAAAGAAAGATGTAGAATTACCAAGAAAACTAGGGAACCATCCAGCCCCAGCATCTAGAACATAGTACAAAGTACTCGTTAGAGTCACCACTTAACACATTCaggtaggggtgcaacgatacacaaaattcacggttcggttcgatactttggtgtcacggttcgatatttttttcaATACAAAACAATGTTCatacctttttaatttgtcatttattaaatttataaatatatattttaactcaaaagtacagtttgtaAATTTAAtcttgctgaaacaacaaagtaataaaaaataaatctatcagatcgagaaatcactcatctttggaaaagagagtttattacagagaaatggctctttccaaaataaaagctatactataacgcttcttctgggctatattctcagcagcatattaaacatatcaggtccccataaggagaatcacgtgctaacggctgtctaaatgactcgggtaaagtttgtagcatgcgtgcttgttgtttttgtctgcttccacttgcactaggatgatgtcagcgtaaatgcgcagtcatattcattgcattcccactagtgctgtcagcgttaatctcgttaaaatgacactAACGCCATACCGCGGCAAATCTCCATGGTGGGGGCTGGGTGGCGTCACCACGTTaatgagctaactgcgctaacgcactagttcccaccaatgtaattgagcattgcgtggcacatccgacatactcttttacttttgtccatgacgcgcttaccatcagcatcatgcttcacatgaaaaccaaaatagttccaaacgccggatctgaatgagggtgggggaggttcaatttcgggtagcgttgaggcagttgccatgttgcaacgagcttaatttatgtcttgctagcttgcgctgcccTCAGTGAATCTGTACTCGACAGTGCAGCtgaggcggagtagtcgaacacagatccactgagcgctcaacacagacagcatcgtcagaagaaaagttgataaaataaataaaattttttgtattgttcgatacatatgcgtaccaaaccaaaagcactgtatcgaatggTTCAATATTGATACGAGTATTGCAGCACCCCTAAACTCcggctaattaaaaaaaaataaaataaatttaaaaaaaaataaaaatcatatatatacacatacgtgtgtgtgtgtgtgtgtgtgt
It includes:
- the LOC101475102 gene encoding E3 ubiquitin-protein ligase MARCHF6, which encodes MDTAEEADICRVCRSEGTQDKPLYHPCVCTGSIKFIHQECLLQWLKHSRKEYCELCKHRFAFTPIYSPDMPSRLPVQDIFAGLVTSIGTAIRYWFHYTLVAFAWLGVVPLTACRIYKCLFTGSVSSLLTLPLDMLSTQNLLADCLQGCFVVTCTLCAFISLVWLREQIVHGGAPQWLEQNQPPLVPNQPNGPAPANQGVGGNAAANAQDPADAEAAQNPAELGPDGLAPANVHVAGNHDEAELDDDEDDDDDDDDDDEGEDDNEEEEDDEGRDEDAADANDGGQEDLNWNALEWDRAAEELTWERMLGLDGSLVFLEHVFWVVSLNTLFILVFAFCPYHIGHFSVVGLGFEDYLKASHFHGLITTILGYILLAGVLIVCHALASLVKFQRSRRLLGVCYIVVKVSLLVAMEIGLFPLICGWWLDICSLEMFDATLKDREQSFDSAPGTTMFLHWLVGMVYVFYFASFILLLREVLRPGVLWFLRNLNDPDFNPVQEMIHLPIYRHLRRFILSVVVFGSIVLLMLWLPIRIIKLLFPNFLPYNVMLYSDAPVSELSLELLLLQVVLPALLEQGHTRQWLKRLIHAWTFTAGYVLDLHSYLLGDHEEDDNQQNNHPGRVNNNRIPGLGEGLHAAHQAILQQGGPVGFQPYHRPINFPMKIILLVVFMCVTLLLASLICLTLPVFVGRWLMSFWMGSAMVHELYTAASGLYVCWLSIRAATVLLSWMPQGRTVIMLKVHEWTLMILKTVVVALLLAAVIPLLLGLLFELVIVAPLRVPLVQTPLFYPWQDWALGVLHAKIIAAITLMGPQWWLKTVIEQVYANGIRNIDLHFIVRRLAAPVICVLLLCLCLPYTVSKGVTPLLGVQPEMQTLVERRIYPFLLMVFILLAILSFQIRQFKRLYEHIKNDKYLVGQRLVNYERKAGRSVSSYSTSS